Proteins encoded by one window of Ralstonia sp. RRA:
- a CDS encoding carboxymuconolactone decarboxylase family protein, translated as MHDLSPRMDYTEFVDTAVGVPAALQALSKAVDASGLEKPLTELIKVRASQINGCAFCVQFHLNLSRKLGVAPSKLDLVAVWRDTPAVFTPRERAALAWTEALTALARPVDHGVEDHAYDAVREHFSKTEVAFLTAAIANIQAWNRIAVSLRFAPPVPATTPVASQEA; from the coding sequence ATGCACGATCTCTCGCCTCGCATGGACTACACAGAATTCGTCGACACCGCCGTTGGTGTGCCGGCCGCATTGCAAGCATTGAGCAAGGCGGTGGACGCCTCAGGGCTGGAAAAGCCGCTGACCGAACTCATCAAGGTGCGCGCTTCGCAAATCAACGGCTGCGCGTTTTGCGTGCAGTTCCATCTGAATCTGTCGCGCAAGCTTGGGGTGGCGCCTTCCAAGCTGGACTTGGTGGCCGTGTGGCGCGACACACCGGCGGTGTTCACCCCGCGCGAGCGCGCTGCGCTGGCCTGGACGGAAGCGCTGACGGCCTTGGCGCGCCCGGTCGATCACGGTGTGGAGGACCACGCGTACGACGCCGTGCGCGAGCATTTCTCCAAGACCGAAGTGGCATTCCTGACGGCTGCCATCGCCAATATCCAGGCGTGGAACCGCATTGCCGTGTCGTTGCGCTTTGCGCCGCCGGTGCCCGCAACCACCCCGGTTGCATCGCAGGAGGCATGA
- a CDS encoding PAS domain-containing methyl-accepting chemotaxis protein, producing the protein MRKNLPVTQAETALAPTDYLISRTDLKGRIVFANPAFVRVSGYSLEELMGAPHNLVRHPDMPEAAFADLWATLQAGKPWRGFVKNRRKDGGFYWVLANVTPVFQGSNVVGYTSVRSMATPSQIARAQRAYAAINEGDTSYTVRAGRILRTGWRRAVNLFQRDSLRFRVIGLQSLIAVAILIGTLWAHIALEAADLHDKTWLVLSRDWLWLTGVGCAGLATMSGVLLARTLIRPLEEAATLATRLAAGDLTTAVEVRSNDELGEVMRAMATMRASLSSIVHDIQDGATNVANSTLQISAGNHDLSARTEQQAAALEETASSMEELTSMVAQNADHAREASALAEQASHIAADGGQVVQRVVQTMDAIRADSQRVTEIIATIESIAFQTNILALNAAVEAARAGEEGRGFAVVAGEVRSLAQRSAQAAAQSKEIIRASDQSVRDGVALVHQAGATMTQIVQSVQTVTQLMSEISASSREQSSGIAQINDSVSQLDGVTQQNATLVEEAAAATSVLARQSEELKHAVAVFRA; encoded by the coding sequence ATGCGCAAGAACCTCCCGGTCACCCAAGCCGAAACCGCACTCGCCCCCACCGACTACCTCATCTCCCGTACCGATCTCAAAGGCCGCATCGTCTTCGCCAACCCGGCGTTCGTGCGCGTGAGCGGCTACTCGTTGGAAGAGCTGATGGGCGCGCCGCACAATCTTGTGCGTCATCCCGACATGCCCGAGGCCGCCTTTGCAGACTTGTGGGCCACGCTGCAAGCCGGCAAGCCGTGGCGCGGCTTCGTCAAGAACCGCCGCAAGGACGGCGGCTTCTACTGGGTGCTCGCCAACGTCACGCCCGTGTTCCAGGGCAGCAACGTCGTCGGCTATACCTCCGTGCGCTCGATGGCCACGCCCTCGCAGATTGCGCGCGCGCAGCGCGCCTACGCCGCCATCAACGAAGGCGACACGTCCTACACCGTGCGTGCCGGTCGCATCCTGCGCACGGGCTGGCGACGCGCCGTCAATCTGTTCCAGCGCGACAGTTTGCGCTTCAGGGTCATCGGGCTGCAAAGCCTGATTGCCGTGGCCATCCTGATTGGCACGCTGTGGGCGCACATCGCATTGGAAGCAGCGGACCTGCACGACAAAACGTGGCTGGTGCTCAGCCGTGACTGGCTGTGGCTGACCGGTGTGGGCTGTGCGGGGCTTGCGACGATGTCGGGCGTGCTGCTGGCGCGCACGCTGATCCGCCCGCTGGAAGAAGCGGCTACGCTGGCCACGCGCCTGGCCGCGGGCGACCTGACCACGGCCGTGGAAGTCCGCTCCAACGATGAGTTGGGCGAGGTCATGCGTGCCATGGCCACCATGCGCGCGAGCCTGTCGTCCATCGTGCACGACATCCAGGATGGCGCCACCAACGTCGCAAATAGCACGCTGCAGATTTCCGCCGGCAACCATGACTTGTCGGCCCGCACCGAGCAGCAAGCTGCCGCGCTGGAAGAAACCGCGTCAAGCATGGAAGAGCTCACGTCCATGGTTGCGCAGAATGCCGATCACGCGCGCGAAGCCAGCGCGCTGGCCGAACAGGCATCGCACATCGCCGCCGACGGCGGACAGGTCGTGCAGCGCGTCGTGCAGACCATGGACGCCATCCGCGCCGACAGCCAGCGCGTGACCGAGATCATCGCCACCATCGAAAGCATCGCCTTCCAGACCAACATCCTCGCACTCAACGCCGCGGTGGAAGCCGCCCGTGCCGGCGAAGAAGGCCGCGGCTTTGCCGTCGTGGCCGGTGAGGTGCGCAGCCTCGCGCAACGCAGCGCGCAGGCTGCTGCCCAGAGCAAGGAGATCATTCGCGCGTCGGATCAGTCCGTGCGCGATGGCGTGGCGCTGGTGCACCAGGCCGGCGCCACCATGACGCAGATCGTGCAATCGGTGCAGACCGTCACGCAGCTCATGTCGGAAATCTCGGCCAGTTCGCGCGAACAGAGCAGCGGCATTGCGCAGATCAACGACTCGGTGTCGCAACTCGATGGAGTGACGCAGCAGAACGCCACGCTGGTGGAAGAAGCCGCAGCAGCCACCTCGGTGCTGGCACGGCAATCAGAAGAGCTGAAGCACGCAGTGGCGGTGTTCCGCGCGTGA
- a CDS encoding siderophore-interacting protein, giving the protein MFAFYRTQGLMSQLLSPLKPATRRVRVHAIHTLSPRMRRVVFTGISPTDLADLADMSPGAAIKLMFPLKANGAADRTLGRAYTIRRYHAERAELEVDFVVHDETPTAQHGPAARWLEHAAPGDEVEFAGPKRGFQANPAAPWTLLVGDETALPAIFAILESLPERTPVHAFIAISDARAQLPLEGAFAGHPRSHDIHWIEADTAHAGAMVVGALSAQTLPTGTPQVFLAGEASLLKQVRTLLEDTWAVPRDAIDAKGYWTAGLTREQRKAQERR; this is encoded by the coding sequence ATGTTCGCCTTCTACCGCACACAAGGTCTCATGTCGCAGCTGCTTAGCCCTCTCAAACCCGCCACGCGCCGTGTGCGCGTGCACGCCATCCACACGCTGTCGCCGCGTATGCGCCGTGTGGTCTTTACCGGTATCTCGCCGACTGACCTGGCCGATCTGGCCGACATGTCGCCGGGCGCCGCAATCAAACTGATGTTTCCACTCAAGGCAAACGGCGCTGCCGATCGCACACTCGGCCGCGCCTACACCATCCGCCGCTACCACGCCGAGCGTGCCGAGCTGGAGGTTGACTTTGTCGTGCACGACGAGACGCCCACTGCGCAACACGGCCCCGCCGCGCGTTGGCTGGAGCACGCCGCCCCGGGCGATGAAGTGGAGTTTGCCGGCCCCAAGCGCGGTTTCCAGGCCAATCCCGCTGCACCGTGGACGTTGCTGGTGGGGGATGAAACCGCGCTGCCGGCCATCTTTGCCATTCTGGAGAGTCTGCCGGAGCGCACGCCCGTGCATGCCTTTATCGCCATCAGCGATGCCCGTGCGCAATTACCACTCGAAGGTGCATTTGCCGGGCACCCGCGCAGCCACGACATCCACTGGATCGAAGCCGATACGGCGCACGCGGGCGCCATGGTGGTGGGCGCGCTGAGCGCACAGACGCTGCCGACAGGCACACCGCAAGTCTTTCTGGCGGGCGAAGCTTCACTGCTCAAACAGGTGCGCACGCTGCTTGAAGACACCTGGGCGGTGCCGCGTGATGCCATCGATGCCAAAGGCTACTGGACAGCAGGGCTCACGCGCGAGCAACGCAAGGCGCAGGAGCGCCGCTAG
- a CDS encoding MarR family transcriptional regulator, with the protein MSKRAPTTNTGNTLDTPFIPEPGQGKRGEEGYLGYLLRQANAAHRLRMERAMTDVGVTLPQFLVLTMIRAYPGVSNADLARLAMQTPQTVSVIVANLERSGAITRRPHAVHGRIQHIEVTPEGAALLAACRKRSGGIEQELLEGFTPEEEQVVRRWLVHAAMVGSDKAAT; encoded by the coding sequence ATGAGCAAGCGCGCCCCTACCACCAACACGGGCAACACGTTGGACACGCCCTTCATTCCCGAGCCCGGTCAAGGCAAACGCGGTGAGGAAGGCTATCTGGGCTACCTGCTGCGCCAGGCCAACGCGGCGCACCGCCTGCGCATGGAGCGCGCCATGACCGACGTGGGTGTCACGCTGCCGCAGTTCCTAGTGCTGACCATGATCCGCGCCTACCCCGGCGTCTCGAATGCCGACCTCGCCCGCTTGGCCATGCAGACTCCGCAAACCGTGAGCGTGATCGTCGCCAACCTGGAGCGCAGCGGCGCCATCACGCGCCGGCCGCATGCCGTGCACGGCCGCATCCAGCACATCGAGGTGACGCCAGAAGGCGCAGCCCTGCTGGCCGCCTGCCGGAAGCGATCCGGCGGCATTGAACAGGAACTGCTCGAAGGCTTCACACCCGAGGAAGAACAGGTCGTGCGGCGCTGGCTGGTGCACGCGGCCATGGTCGGCAGCGACAAAGCGGCAACCTAA
- a CDS encoding ferrous iron transport protein A: MRLSELSRRATAVVDHVEDRESADPISQRLRELGFVAGEVVRVVAVGPFGGDPLVVQVGFTRFALRRQEAARVRLRAEATTQPATEAVAATEAAPPAQVREAA, translated from the coding sequence ATGCGGCTTTCCGAGCTTTCCCGCCGGGCAACGGCGGTGGTGGATCACGTTGAAGACCGTGAGTCCGCCGATCCCATCAGCCAACGCCTGCGCGAACTTGGGTTCGTCGCGGGCGAAGTGGTGCGCGTGGTGGCCGTAGGCCCGTTCGGCGGGGATCCGCTGGTCGTGCAGGTCGGCTTTACACGCTTTGCGCTGCGCCGTCAGGAGGCCGCTCGCGTTCGCCTGCGCGCTGAAGCGACCACGCAACCCGCCACGGAGGCTGTTGCCGCCACCGAGGCGGCGCCGCCCGCGCAGGTGCGCGAGGCAGCGTAG
- a CDS encoding diguanylate cyclase, which translates to MPNTPEFRPVGTAPRRLLFRLLPGVVVAALVPFAGLIAVAISTVYDDTRQEIDSRLDQAMSQAARPIDARLASIIDRLSAATEGACDLHTPADGQTWLDTHADLRGAFDNVLVVGTDGTLLADAPALPGRRGGDMADHPIFKTVRDTRRLYIPEPFLAPEGKHPVASFAAPLHSNDGSFAGLVIGSIELSRNPMLADLEAVRMGRTGRLVVVSEGGKYIVAPDRSRLLQQAPDLATLPASARSLAQGWSQGAEFTPPGQAPVIVGYRRLSAVPWSVGVWWPVQEAYAGAARTTRTLIAAGIAFGAVCLLFAWFWIERAVSPLERLRHEVEGGLPIHPVAPTSGRPPLHDAHPPGPLTRLGELADPQVSTFDPTTEVGALAVRVGHLAKYWDQALEISEQDVAFFRALAEQAPVGLAFLDRALAVPFANVRFERLLGTSAQAISLALQAKEGDPVSPAARAVATALAHLPRAPLALADQPVVITTGQGAGIGAVLLTARPIGGAGAPLAGWIVAVVDSTREQRAKEALEQEVRAALLVLDAIQEPLLTIDGDGIVTHASRAIETLVGTHPARAVGQSINRLLHLVEHDSGRRVIPTQLLRSGGTLSGSLRLERADGRRHDVELSWGPLPGTSGSGVLVLRDVSATRETVQRIAWDATHDVLTGLLNRRGFDATLRAQVEAHRGGNPVTRAPLALIMIDLDGFKTINDRYGHAAGDDVLRGVAELVVQNTRTQDYVARLGGDEFAIILPNCDMQAAVTFADRIRAALARQPLLAAGARAEIALSQGVVELHADDADVSAFLARADAACYRAKSEGRGAIASD; encoded by the coding sequence ATGCCAAACACGCCCGAATTTCGCCCCGTGGGCACCGCCCCACGCCGCCTGTTGTTCCGCCTACTGCCGGGCGTGGTGGTTGCCGCGCTGGTACCGTTTGCGGGGTTGATTGCGGTGGCCATCTCCACGGTGTACGACGACACCCGGCAGGAGATTGACAGCCGCCTGGACCAGGCAATGTCGCAGGCGGCCCGCCCGATCGACGCACGACTGGCCAGCATCATCGACCGCCTCTCCGCCGCCACCGAGGGCGCCTGCGACCTGCACACGCCTGCCGACGGCCAAACCTGGCTCGACACGCATGCCGACTTGCGCGGCGCTTTCGACAACGTACTGGTGGTCGGCACCGACGGCACCCTCCTGGCCGACGCACCGGCGCTGCCTGGACGGCGCGGCGGCGACATGGCCGACCACCCCATCTTCAAGACCGTGCGCGACACGCGTCGGCTCTACATACCGGAGCCGTTCCTTGCACCGGAGGGCAAGCACCCGGTGGCCTCGTTTGCGGCACCGCTGCACAGTAATGACGGCAGCTTTGCTGGGCTGGTGATCGGATCGATCGAGCTATCGCGCAATCCGATGCTCGCCGATCTGGAGGCTGTCCGGATGGGGCGCACCGGGCGCCTGGTGGTGGTGTCGGAAGGGGGCAAATACATCGTCGCGCCGGATCGCTCGCGCCTGCTGCAGCAAGCGCCGGATCTGGCGACGCTGCCCGCGTCTGCGCGTTCGCTCGCGCAGGGCTGGAGCCAGGGCGCTGAATTCACCCCGCCGGGGCAGGCTCCCGTCATCGTCGGCTATCGCCGGCTGAGTGCCGTGCCCTGGAGCGTGGGCGTCTGGTGGCCGGTGCAGGAAGCCTACGCGGGCGCCGCCCGTACGACGCGCACGCTCATTGCGGCCGGCATTGCCTTCGGCGCCGTCTGCCTGCTGTTCGCCTGGTTCTGGATCGAGCGTGCGGTCAGCCCGCTGGAGCGCCTGCGCCACGAGGTGGAAGGCGGTCTGCCGATCCACCCGGTCGCGCCCACTTCTGGCCGCCCGCCCTTGCACGACGCCCACCCGCCCGGCCCGCTCACGCGCCTGGGCGAGCTGGCGGACCCGCAGGTCTCCACATTTGACCCGACCACCGAGGTGGGCGCACTGGCCGTGCGTGTCGGCCACCTCGCCAAGTATTGGGACCAGGCACTGGAGATCAGCGAGCAGGACGTCGCTTTCTTCCGCGCGCTAGCCGAGCAGGCCCCGGTCGGGCTGGCGTTTCTGGATCGCGCGCTGGCGGTGCCGTTTGCCAACGTGCGTTTCGAGCGGCTGCTGGGCACGAGCGCACAGGCCATCAGCCTGGCCTTGCAGGCCAAAGAAGGGGACCCGGTCTCACCTGCAGCACGGGCCGTGGCCACCGCACTTGCCCATCTGCCGCGCGCACCGCTGGCGCTGGCGGATCAGCCGGTCGTGATTACGACGGGGCAAGGTGCCGGGATTGGTGCGGTGCTGCTGACGGCGCGGCCCATCGGCGGGGCAGGCGCGCCGCTGGCCGGGTGGATCGTCGCCGTGGTCGACAGCACGCGCGAGCAACGCGCCAAGGAGGCGCTCGAGCAAGAGGTCCGTGCCGCGCTGCTGGTGCTCGATGCCATCCAGGAGCCGCTGCTGACGATCGACGGCGATGGCATCGTCACGCACGCCAGCCGCGCCATTGAAACGCTCGTTGGCACGCACCCCGCGCGCGCGGTCGGCCAATCGATCAACCGCCTGCTGCACCTGGTGGAGCACGACAGTGGCAGGCGTGTCATCCCCACGCAGTTGCTGCGCTCGGGCGGCACGCTCTCGGGCAGCCTGCGGCTGGAACGCGCCGACGGGCGCCGGCACGATGTGGAGTTGTCATGGGGCCCGCTGCCAGGCACGTCGGGTAGCGGCGTCCTGGTACTGCGCGATGTGTCGGCCACGCGAGAAACCGTGCAGCGCATCGCCTGGGATGCCACGCACGACGTGCTGACCGGGCTGCTGAACCGCCGCGGTTTTGATGCGACCTTGCGCGCGCAGGTCGAAGCGCATCGTGGCGGCAACCCGGTCACGCGTGCGCCGCTGGCCCTCATCATGATCGACCTGGATGGCTTCAAGACCATCAACGACCGCTACGGCCATGCCGCCGGCGACGACGTGCTGCGCGGCGTGGCCGAGCTCGTCGTGCAGAACACGCGCACACAGGATTACGTGGCCCGCCTGGGCGGCGACGAGTTCGCGATCATCCTGCCCAACTGCGACATGCAGGCGGCCGTTACGTTTGCCGACCGCATCCGCGCGGCGCTGGCCCGTCAGCCGCTGCTGGCCGCCGGCGCACGGGCAGAGATTGCGCTCTCACAGGGGGTGGTTGAATTGCATGCAGACGATGCCGACGTCAGCGCCTTCCTGGCACGTGCGGACGCCGCTTGCTACCGCGCCAAAAGCGAAGGCCGCGGCGCGATCGCCAGCGACTAG
- a CDS encoding EAL domain-containing protein: MPKHAFFPTTLRGRLLALAAVAALPAIVVAIAGVALYRDRLNDHLAQRLTHETESAAARVGMVLSNANELLSVLVADDSALRMDQQECSRFVNRVFHNQNELSNLGVIDAHGKLVCTPDPANLGIDVSDREYVHEILATGQPALSTFVIGKASNQAVVVSARPMVASDGAIRGVAYAAVRQSALISAASGGMPGAPVYLIDASGNVLSINAMMTPGQAPTIAKGTLVAMAGQQPGDPILVDDTDGVRRAYAAMVVPHAAAGRLRIVRGVDATDIIRQQRDIALAGGGAILLMIVLLLALIQIAMRRLVLPRVDALVDAARHYAAGDFSARVVEQGTTRDELSLLERTFNEMRAAIQRHDATVHRLTERFQRVARATNDWIFDWDIATGESWANASLHRLLGSDALLGPGEDDGMGGGTSRTLTFHQFVHPDDVDAFGQQLRAVLHSDRGSWHSVCRVIDANRATRTVEIRASIYRGKDGRAVRMVGGVSDISQRSAMEQELRASEANLSVAEQIAQLGSWRWDVLRDSTTWSSGMYVLTGVPVGSPPTFAQQSQFFTADSFNRLREAASHAVTEGEPYSLELEMIRRDGEHRWVLSRGNIERNERDEVVALFGTMQDITERRESDEQLRLLRRVVESVPSGIAVADAQQPDMPLVYVNPGFERMTGYRADEVLGRNCRFLHSSEPGQPALNEVRTALRDASEIRVLLRNFRKDGHPFLNNFLLSPVRDAKGAVTHYVGIQDDVTEQEMTRARLAQHATVDPLTGLPNRTLLADRVQQSVEMAARQRSRFYVALVNIDRFKVINDSLGHLLGDEVLRRVAERLRDAADTVDTVARFGGDVFALVVSHAGSRGVDFGFDLFAEAIRVEGHEVFVTASIGVAEYPTHGSDADTLIRHAEMAMYYAKQNGRNRLEFFAPEMDIGVSYRLNLEHQIRAALEQGQFRLLYQPQIDTKTGRVCGLEALIRWIHPTRGLLPPAAFIPVAEESGLIVDIGNWVLAEAAQQRAEWHARGLADDLTIAVNVSPLQFKRGTVLPTLLKLQRQYGLGSGFLELEVTESMLMEGTERTIEDLTAIRQLGVRIAIDDFGTGYSSLAYLKRLPIDLIKIDRAFVKDIDRDSNDAAICTTVVVLAHNLGVKVCAEGVEDAAQAAFLTSHQCDVLQGYYFSEPLLPDAVAALLERDGRFAV, from the coding sequence GTGCCGAAGCACGCTTTTTTTCCCACCACGCTGCGCGGCCGTTTGCTTGCACTGGCTGCGGTGGCCGCCTTGCCGGCCATTGTTGTGGCGATTGCCGGCGTGGCGCTCTACCGTGACCGGCTCAACGACCATCTTGCCCAGCGCCTGACCCACGAGACCGAGTCCGCCGCCGCGCGCGTCGGGATGGTGCTGTCCAATGCCAACGAACTGCTCTCCGTGCTGGTGGCCGATGATTCAGCGCTGCGCATGGACCAGCAGGAATGCAGCCGCTTCGTCAACCGCGTCTTCCATAACCAGAACGAGCTTTCCAACCTCGGCGTGATTGACGCGCACGGCAAGCTGGTGTGCACGCCCGATCCGGCCAATCTCGGGATCGACGTGTCGGATCGTGAATACGTGCACGAGATCCTGGCGACCGGTCAGCCGGCGCTGTCGACATTCGTGATTGGCAAGGCGTCCAACCAGGCCGTGGTTGTTTCAGCGCGGCCGATGGTGGCCAGCGATGGCGCCATCCGGGGTGTGGCCTACGCGGCCGTGCGGCAGAGTGCCCTGATTTCGGCAGCCTCCGGCGGCATGCCGGGTGCGCCGGTCTACCTGATCGACGCGTCCGGCAACGTGCTATCGATCAACGCCATGATGACGCCCGGGCAGGCCCCCACGATTGCAAAGGGAACGCTCGTGGCCATGGCTGGCCAGCAGCCGGGTGACCCCATACTGGTGGACGACACCGACGGCGTGCGCCGCGCCTATGCAGCCATGGTGGTGCCGCATGCCGCCGCCGGGCGCCTGCGCATTGTGCGGGGGGTGGACGCGACCGACATCATTCGCCAGCAGCGCGACATCGCGCTGGCCGGCGGCGGTGCCATCCTGTTGATGATCGTGCTGTTGCTGGCACTGATTCAGATAGCGATGCGGCGGCTGGTGCTGCCGCGCGTCGATGCGCTGGTGGATGCGGCGCGCCACTACGCCGCGGGTGATTTCTCCGCGCGCGTGGTCGAGCAGGGCACCACGCGCGATGAGCTGTCGTTGCTCGAGCGCACCTTCAACGAGATGCGCGCGGCCATCCAGCGGCACGACGCCACTGTTCATCGGCTGACGGAGCGTTTTCAGCGTGTGGCGCGTGCCACCAACGACTGGATTTTCGACTGGGATATCGCCACCGGAGAGTCCTGGGCCAATGCGAGCCTGCACCGGCTGCTGGGCAGCGACGCACTACTGGGCCCCGGCGAGGACGACGGTATGGGCGGCGGTACCTCGCGCACACTGACTTTCCACCAGTTCGTGCATCCCGACGATGTGGATGCGTTCGGCCAGCAGCTGCGTGCTGTGCTGCATTCAGACCGGGGCAGCTGGCACAGCGTCTGCCGTGTCATCGACGCCAACCGCGCCACGCGCACGGTGGAGATCCGCGCCAGCATCTATCGCGGCAAGGATGGCCGGGCCGTGCGCATGGTCGGTGGCGTGAGCGATATCTCACAGCGCTCGGCCATGGAGCAGGAACTGCGCGCGAGCGAGGCGAACCTGAGCGTGGCCGAACAGATCGCACAACTCGGTAGCTGGCGCTGGGACGTGCTGCGGGACTCCACCACGTGGTCTTCCGGCATGTACGTGCTGACCGGCGTGCCGGTGGGGTCGCCCCCCACGTTTGCACAGCAATCGCAGTTCTTTACCGCCGACAGCTTCAACCGGCTCCGCGAAGCCGCCAGCCATGCCGTGACCGAAGGCGAGCCGTATTCGCTGGAGTTGGAGATGATCCGTCGCGACGGCGAGCACCGCTGGGTGCTCTCGCGCGGCAACATCGAGCGCAATGAACGCGACGAGGTCGTGGCGCTCTTCGGCACCATGCAGGACATCACCGAGCGCCGCGAGTCCGACGAACAGTTGCGCCTGCTGCGCCGTGTGGTGGAGTCCGTGCCATCGGGCATTGCCGTGGCGGACGCGCAGCAGCCCGACATGCCGCTGGTCTACGTGAACCCGGGCTTCGAGCGCATGACTGGCTACCGCGCCGATGAGGTGCTGGGCCGCAACTGCCGCTTCCTGCATTCCTCCGAGCCGGGTCAGCCGGCGCTGAACGAAGTACGCACCGCCCTGCGGGATGCCAGCGAGATCCGTGTACTGCTGCGCAATTTCCGCAAGGATGGCCACCCGTTCCTGAACAACTTCCTGCTTTCGCCTGTACGCGATGCCAAAGGCGCAGTCACGCACTACGTCGGCATCCAGGACGATGTGACCGAGCAGGAGATGACGCGTGCGCGCCTGGCGCAGCACGCCACGGTCGATCCGCTCACCGGCCTGCCCAACCGCACGCTGCTGGCTGACCGTGTGCAGCAGTCGGTGGAGATGGCCGCGCGCCAGCGCAGCCGCTTCTATGTGGCGCTGGTCAATATCGACCGCTTCAAGGTCATCAACGACAGCCTGGGGCATCTGCTGGGCGATGAGGTGCTGCGCCGCGTGGCCGAGCGCTTGCGCGATGCAGCCGACACGGTCGACACCGTGGCGCGCTTTGGCGGCGACGTGTTTGCGCTGGTGGTCTCGCATGCGGGCTCGCGCGGCGTGGATTTCGGCTTTGACCTGTTTGCCGAGGCCATCCGCGTGGAAGGGCACGAAGTGTTCGTGACGGCGAGTATTGGCGTGGCGGAGTACCCCACGCACGGCTCGGATGCCGACACCCTCATCCGCCATGCCGAGATGGCGATGTACTACGCCAAGCAGAACGGCCGCAACCGGCTGGAGTTCTTCGCGCCCGAGATGGACATTGGCGTGTCGTACCGGTTGAACCTGGAACACCAGATCCGGGCAGCGTTGGAGCAGGGCCAGTTCCGCTTGCTGTATCAACCGCAGATCGACACCAAGACCGGCCGCGTGTGCGGGCTGGAAGCGCTGATCCGCTGGATTCATCCGACGCGCGGGCTGTTGCCGCCGGCGGCGTTCATTCCGGTGGCCGAAGAGAGTGGGCTGATCGTCGATATCGGCAACTGGGTGCTGGCCGAGGCTGCGCAGCAGCGCGCGGAATGGCATGCACGCGGCCTGGCTGACGATCTGACGATTGCCGTGAACGTGTCGCCGCTGCAGTTCAAGCGCGGCACGGTGCTGCCGACGCTGCTCAAACTGCAGCGCCAATACGGCCTCGGCTCGGGCTTCCTGGAGCTGGAGGTGACCGAGTCGATGCTGATGGAAGGCACCGAGCGCACCATCGAAGACCTGACCGCCATCCGTCAGCTTGGCGTGCGCATTGCCATTGATGACTTCGGTACCGGTTATTCGAGCCTGGCTTATCTGAAGCGCTTGCCGATCGACCTCATCAAGATCGACCGCGCCTTCGTCAAGGACATCGACCGCGATTCCAACGACGCGGCCATCTGCACGACGGTGGTGGTGCTCGCCCACAACCTGGGCGTGAAGGTGTGCGCAGAAGGGGTGGAAGACGCCGCGCAGGCTGCTTTCCTCACATCGCACCAATGCGACGTGCTGCAGGGGTACTACTTCAGCGAGCCGCTGCTGCCCGATGCGGTGGCCGCGCTGCTGGAGCGCGACGGGCGCTTCGCGGTGTAA
- a CDS encoding PadR family transcriptional regulator, protein MHGWFGRHHKMWMEKHFMMMGRHGHGRGGFGRGMGGVGGFGGPGGYGEGDDEGGSPWRGRRLSSADLQLVLLALLKGSPRHGYELIKAVEEHSLGFYTPSPGMVYPALSYLEDHGFASVTAEGNKKRYGITPEGEAWLAERQHSADAILAQLRAMGERVKRMNEAMAFDRETDGSAEWADTGNDPLRTARWRLKFAIMEKRFASREEQQRVADILLRALKEITGER, encoded by the coding sequence ATGCACGGATGGTTTGGGCGCCACCACAAAATGTGGATGGAAAAGCATTTCATGATGATGGGCCGGCATGGCCACGGCCGCGGTGGTTTTGGCCGTGGGATGGGCGGTGTGGGTGGTTTTGGCGGCCCGGGCGGCTACGGCGAGGGCGATGACGAAGGCGGCAGCCCCTGGCGCGGCCGGCGACTCAGCTCGGCCGACCTGCAGCTCGTGCTGCTGGCGCTGCTCAAAGGCAGCCCGCGTCACGGCTATGAACTCATCAAGGCGGTGGAAGAACACTCGCTGGGTTTCTACACACCGAGCCCTGGCATGGTCTACCCGGCGCTGTCTTATCTGGAAGACCACGGCTTCGCCTCCGTCACGGCCGAGGGCAACAAAAAGCGCTACGGCATCACGCCCGAAGGCGAGGCTTGGCTGGCCGAACGCCAGCACAGCGCCGACGCCATCCTCGCGCAGCTGCGCGCCATGGGTGAACGCGTCAAACGCATGAACGAAGCCATGGCCTTCGACCGCGAAACCGACGGCTCGGCTGAATGGGCCGACACCGGCAACGACCCGCTGCGCACCGCACGCTGGCGCCTGAAGTTCGCCATCATGGAAAAACGCTTCGCTTCGCGCGAAGAGCAACAACGCGTGGCAGACATCCTGCTACGCGCCCTCAAGGAAATCACTGGGGAACGTTGA